One Tamandua tetradactyla isolate mTamTet1 chromosome 20, mTamTet1.pri, whole genome shotgun sequence DNA segment encodes these proteins:
- the LOC143664383 gene encoding obscurin-like → MQVPAATMDCSPFSGAPRFLTRPKAFLVSVGKDATLSCQIVGNPVPEVSWEKDRQPIEAGARFRLAEDGDLYRLSILDLTLTDSGQYVCRARNAIGEAFAAVSLQVGADTTLAEQAPHFLLRPTSIRVSEGADATFRCRVQGSPPLAVSWAKDGRRLGEPAAPDAHRVRVEAHGEASALRIRAARPQDGGTYTVHAENLLGSASAAAALVVDAGAPGPPGGSTAALLAHLQRRREQMRTECPLTPPGVSTRTCTVTEGKHARLSCFVTGEPKPETVWKKDGQLVVEGRRHMVYEDAQENFVLKILFCKQTDRGLYTCTASNLVGQTYSSVLVVVREPAVPFTKRLQDLEVREKESATFQCEVPLPATEATWYKEDTRLWASAKYGIEEAGTERRLTVRNVTADDDAVYAGRGPAAGGGGAGPGPGRWLV, encoded by the exons CGGCCCAAGGCCTTCCTGGTGTCGGTGGGCAAGGATGCCACGCTGAGCTGCCAGATCGTAGGCAACCCGGTGCCGGAGGTGAGCTGGGAGAAGGACCGGCAGCCTATCGAGGCGGGCGCGCGCTTCCGCCTGGCCGAGGACGGTGACCTGTACCGCCTGTCCATCCTGGACCTGACGCTCACCGACAGCGGACAGTACGTGTGCCGCGCTCGCAACGCCATCGGGGAGGCCTTCGCAGCAGTCAGCCTGCAGGTGGGCGCCGACACCACCCTCGCCGAGCAGGCGCCCCACTTCCTGCTGCGGCCCACGTCCATCCGCGTAAGCGAAGGCGCCGACGCCACGTTCCGCTGCCGTGTGCAGGGCAGCCCCCCGCTGGCGGTGAGCTGGGCCAAGGACGGCCGCCGCTTGGGCGAGCCCGCAGCGCCCGATGCCCACCGGGTGCGCGTGGAGGCGCACGGCGAGGCGAGCGCGCTGCGCATCCGAGCCGCGCGCCCCCAAGATGGCGGCACCTACACGGTGCACGCCGAGAACCTGCTGGGTTCGGCCAGCGCGGCGGCCGCGCTCGTGGTGGACGCGGGCGCACCGGGCCCGCCGGGGGGCTCCACCGCCGCGCTCCTAGCGCATCTGCAGCGGCGGCGCGAGCAGATGCGCACCGAGTGTCCCCTGACGCCCCCGGGCGTCAGCACCCGCACCTGCACGGTGACCGAGGGCAAGCACGCACGGCTCAGCTGCTTTGTGACCGGCGAGCCCAAGCCCGAGACGGTGTGGAAGAAGGACGGGCAGCTGGTGGTCGAGGGCCGGCGCCACATGGTATATGAGGACGCGCAGGAGAACTTCGTGCTCAAGATTCTCTTCTGCAAGCAGACGGACCGCGGCCTCTACACCTGTACCGCCTCCAACCTCGTGGGCCAGACCTACAGCTCCGTGCTGGTCGTGGTGCGAG AGCCCGCCGTGCCCTTCACCAAGCGGCTCCAGGACCTGGAGGTGCGGGAGAAGGAGTCGGCCACGTTCCAGTGCGAGGTACCCCTGCCTGCCACGGAGGCCACCTGGTACAAGGAGGACACGCGGCTCTGGGCCAGCGCCAAGTACGGCATCGAGGAGGCGGGCACCGAGCGCCGGCTGACCGTGCGCAACGTCACGGCCGACGACGACGCCGTCTAC GCAGGCCGAGGGCCGgcggccgggggtgggggtgcggggccTGGGCCGGGGCGTTGGCTTGTCTGA